The Telopea speciosissima isolate NSW1024214 ecotype Mountain lineage chromosome 11, Tspe_v1, whole genome shotgun sequence genome includes the window TAATTTCCGAAGGCCCCAACCCAGAATCGGTGGATCAATATCGGCCCATAAGTCTCTGTAGTGTGGTTGTTAAGACAATAACAAAGATCCTGGCTACTAGGCTTCAACCAATTCTTGACCAGATCATCTCGCCGTCCCAATCAGCATTTATCCCTCAAATAAGCATATCAGATAATACATTTTCTGCTCATGAGCTTTTCCATTATATAAGGCAATAGAAGAAAGGTAAAAGGAAACTCATGGCCCTTAAGATCGATATGCGAAAGGCCTATGATAGCATGAATTGGACTTTCATCGAACGAATGCTGATCTCTGTGGGTTTCTCTGATCGGTGGGTTACGCTGGTTATGAAGTGCATCACTACGGTGATTTACCAGATTTTGGTGAATGGTGCTCCTCGAGGAAAAGTTGCTCCATCTCAAGGACTCTGGTAAGGAGACCCTTTATCCCCAGCAATTTTTATTCTTGGAGCCCAGGCCTTGAGCAGCGTGCTTCATCAAGCTGAatcagaaaggaaaaatcaacGTCATTAAGGTGTGAAATAGGGCCAATCCTTTGTCCCATTTACTTTTCGCTGACGAttgcattttattttcaaaagtgcACCTGCAGGAAAATTTTGAGCTGAAGCAATCCCTTGAGTTATTCTGCTCTGCGAGTGGGCAATCTGTCAATTTGAGCAAGTCTTGCCTGACTTTCAGTCcgaaatccccccccccccccaaaaaaaatcaaacggTGGTTTTCCAAAATCCTTAAAATCAAGTACGGGGAGGGTCCAAAAAAATAGTTGGGACTCCCAACAAATCTTGGGCTATCTAAGGTGCAGACTTTCAATGAGACAGGAGACAAAGTTCATGGGAGACTGCAAGGGTGGAAACAACTTCTTCTGTCTCAAGCCGGAAAAGAAGTTCTAATCAAGTCCGTGATTCTTTCAATGAATATTTTTACCTCCTTGCACTTCATACTTCCCAAAGCCCACCACGGTGGAATTAAAAAGGTTGCTGCAGATTTCTTCTAGGGCTCATCTGAGCAGCTAAAACAGATGAAATGGAACTCTTGGAAAAAGTTATGCCGTTTTAAGGAGGTTGGACATTTAGGCTTCAGAGACTCCCATACCCACAACCTAGCCCTGCTGGCCAAGGTAGCATGGAAGCTTTGGCACGAGCCTAATGCCCCCTAGTATCGCTTCATGAAACAGATATACTACCCAAACTCAACCTTCTTCCAGGCGAAATTGGGCTCTAGGCCGTCTTGGGCCTGGAGgagcattttgggtcactctgCTTTAAACTCAGGCATGATTTGGAGTATTGGATATGGTAAACGCATGGACATTTGGCAGCATAATTGGATACCAAGTTCTGCAAACTTCAAGCTCAAGTATCCCCCACTCCAAGATGGCAATGCTGTTTGGGTATCAGACCTAATTGATGTTGAGAATATGGTGTGGAAGGATGACATCTTGGCCCAGAATTTTCACCCCCTTGATACTGAAGCAATCAAGCGTATCCCCCTCCCCATCTTCTCTCGTGAGGACCAACTTGGATGGGGAGGACCTGGAAATGGCCGTTTCTCTATCAAATCTGTACACCACCTCCTTTGCAATATCAAGCAAGTTGAAGAGCAGCACCAATCCTCGTCCTCAACACACAACCCAGTTGAAGCTATCCCAAAGAGTACCTGGAAAACTATATGGTCTTGCCTCACCCTTCCCAAGATAAGGACCTTTATGTGGAAAGCCAGTGCAGCGGGGTTAGCTAGTAGAGAAGGTTTAAGCAAGAGGAATATCCCTATAAACCCACAGTTAAGGATGTTAAACGGTTCGGTCTCGTTCggttttgactgcttgagggtagaaatCGTAACCAGATCATTTAGCTAAACAGTTGCATATCCAAAACCGTAACCGTTTAGTAAACAGTTTCGGTTATACGGTttttaaacggtttcggttaaatggttgtACACGATTTTACACGgttttcggttaaatggttataCACGATTTTCAATTAAATGGTTCTACATGGTTTTACACGGTTTGGGTTAGCCGATTGTAAATAACACTCCTGATTTACTAAATAGTTTAAtagttttcaaaccaaacctcttgcatttttttaatagaaaatgggtTGTAACCTGTAGGGCATCTCTTTTAATTAGAAAATACCTTCAATGGACAATGGATCCCATGAAAATGTTGCACCTTCAATCAttgtttaccctttttttttgggggggtggaaAACGGTTTACCTTCTATTCACTAATACTAATTAGTTATTAATAATTAGTTAGTAATTatgaagttattagttttttttttttgaaagaaggaAATCATTTATTGAAGAAATGTGACTTAGTGATTTAGTGACTTAGTGGTTAGTACTCAGTAGTTACTATTGCTaggttttgaatcttttgatgtTCGGTTTAAACGATTATAATCAGTTGTAAATAGATTAAACGACctgaaaccgttggattaatcggttaaaactgaaccgaaccattTAGCTAAACGGTGGCATTTCTGAAACCATAACCAGACCATTTATTTAAACGGTCTGCCGGTTCCgatttaaacggttcggtttcgattctgttttgacacccttaccctcAGTGTTTGGGGTGCGGCCATACAATTGAATCAATAGACCATGTTCTATTCGAGTGTCAGTTTGCCAGAGGAGTTTGGTTCGGATCCCCTTTATCAATTAGATGGTTAAGGCCAAATTCGTCTAGTCTGGTGAATTGGATAGAGCAATGGGCTCTGTTTCAGAGAAAAGATAAAACAGATGGTAGAAAGGTTATGAGCTTATTCTCCTTCCTTTGTTGGTATAATTGGAGAGCTCGGAATGTGTTACACCCCCATTCCCGAACCACGGGAATGCAATCGAACGTACCAATACGCTCCCAAACCGCCAAGATCGCAGATGCATAAATAGGATTAACTCATCACACACGACCATAGAAGATTAAAAGcagattaaaataataatatcgAGTCTACGTAATCTACGTGATAACTTATATAATGTTGTTTAAGCAATCCTCCCAAGACAAATCATTCCAATCAGGACTTATGTaatacctactatataaataatacatctatcatgaaaggaatcaaaagaatacacctataattcataatcaagtgcatcaaaagatggccaccgccataagtcactgccccgccaaggaacacacatcgcaaGAACACtcggtccatgctccacgatctccggagcccaccaatcaacgtaaccacCTCGGAGTCTCGTACTCGTGCCACCACTGCTCGAAATGTacgcatcaactaaaaatatgtttccgaggagtgagctccaatcgagcccaatgaatggctaagccacacaaacatacacaataataataatgaatggggttgatcgcaaaccgatacatgatggacggataccaaggtgtcccataccaccaaggtagaccgtacatcacatacaatttacaatcatgctacatgaatgaatgatgatgtatagttttattgttatccacctaacacacaactaagtcgggtatagtactatagcaacaccttaagtagcatcccgacatcggtaccataaacggatggtataccgcgatgacaaacccgagtcgcgccGAAGCCTTGTCAtacggtctccaccaagagatatatacaaaccccaagtcaaatcccgtcccggcgttcggcccaaaatacggttggcgcccgaacttccggTGGGTATACCGAATaaggtcggaacccacggatttgaccgacacctaacccccgctggtaagggtcatagtctgggtaaacatttatcctagccgagattcacctattgtatgagtgagatacgcatgtgcataagccgaggccgagtccatagataccgaaatacggtcggccggctatcctctcgcccctctagcccatacgcgtatacaagtacgagatgtgaataccgaaggtagtcggtcggtcaccatcccgtttccacctaatgcaatggacaactctaatgcaatttcaagtacggtaatctcaagccaagacccaccggcacttggatcccgctcaagccctagatctacatgccatgagtgagtccatattatggaatccctgGTCCAAGACCAAccgcacccgagtcccataactaaaccaataccattcgcaccatagtgcgaaaataaataatatcgcaagacaagaatgtaaagtcctatcaacatctaaacatttatatcgtcctatatcttactaataattatatattatagcacacatgcatgaatgacattcgcaagacacgacacacaaacattccataaattaagacgtttgcttaactcactcaccttgattctcggCCAATCGCcgacggagctcttcaaatcggcgttcgatgccaagtacatcGTCCCACGCTTAATACGCCCCGAGCCGGTCaccaacctaaagagagtgtacaacgtggggagagattagtgccttagggctagaagagttgggccccataagttatcaaacaaggctaaaataggggaccgcacatacagcaaggctatatcatgtgcctggtCCATGTGctcgtccatgtgcctgtccctctcgactttcccaccggcagacAGGTTCTCGggacggcacttgcatgtgcctcgtCCATGTGCCTGCCCTCTCTGACCTCCCACGCTAAGATCTTTCTCGTGGacctggcacttgcatgtgcctgtccatgtgcctcgTCCCTCCGGACTTCCCACCGCGCAGATCTACTTTCTCAGGGAcagcacttgcatgtgctgtccatgtgaagatcggcacatggacagcacttGCATGTGCCCGTCCATGTGCCGCCTtcttgttcatgccattccgagaatggttttgcagccccaaagtcttgggctaaaatggggtattctcgggggtttttaggggtctctttggccatgagaacaactccaaccaaggtgccatagcatacacccaacatgggtttgtaaaacccataaatggaggtaaatccccaacttagggttcataaatggagaagggtgaatgggtttaaggtagggttaggtgcttcatagttaagcatcaaggatttgccattaatggctcttctaattgagtagatggagcactcaaggtgtgctcaaccgattcaaaccttaggtaatagaattagggaaagagagagagagagagagatagagaatgctcaccaatgtaggagagcaagcttgggttccacctctctcctttcttcttcttctttcttctccttcttccttcttcttcttcttctttctttccttctctcctttcctctccacgatttaggttttctattgtgaggtgaatagtggattgacccctatttacctcactttagtcttaagtcatgtttggttgtcttaggtctttaggtccattttagttattgggcccattatactactaggcccataatatgattagaagggACATCagtcctaagcccattctagtatttatattcatgagttattaggatattaacttactcccaatcatctgtaAGTGGGAACGGTACAGGCGAgggccgggcggatcctcgGAATGAGGAAATTCTAagaatgcaccctcgaagacaaactttcccctatctctgcGATGTACCTATCCTCAACGACTTCTCcagtcacggtcaacaatcttgtgggatggcttgagtatcatggcccaCGATTCACGAGTGTACTCCGttcccggttctacataaaaggttcaaaccagatcggtggTCGAGACCGGgttttaaaccgggttttgggcacggatttaacgaATGCCGTGATCTTTGATAAAGGGCCTCAATCTCCCATGAAAACTTGTAGATTGGCAGTTTCAACTTTCGAGGAATTCTGGAACTCAATGGATCATTCCAAAGCTTACAAAAGTGGAAGCCTTCTGAAGCCTAAACAAGTTCATACTTGGAGCCTCCCCCTGACAACTATGTGAACTTAAACTGTGATGCAACTCTTTCGGCAGCCGGAGCGGGAGGGATTGGCTTCATAATTAGAGGCTCCTCGGATAGGATTTTGGTAGCCTCCTCTCAACCCATGAAGTTCGATCTGTCCTCCAAGGGGCAGCTCTAGCAGGGCGCTCCGAAATGCTCTCTGCAATTGGTGAATGTTTGGACAGGATCTTGATTGAATTCGACAACAAGGATCTCATCAGTTAGCTCTCTTCAGAGAATCACGGGATCCCCTCATCTGCTCTCCCAATCGTCCAAGATATCAAACAGCTCTCAACATACTTTGAGAATTGCCAATTCTCGTTTATTCCAAGATCATCCAACTTTGTTTCGGATACCCTGGCCCGGAAGACTGTCATTAGAGTGTGACATTTTGGCCTGTTTCCTCTCTGTGGCTGTCCTCCCTTTGTAATGGTGCAGCCATGAACCCTTCATGCTCTCAATAAACTCCTTtttaccacacaaaaaaaaaaaaaccaaatccaCAAGAAATTAAAATGGGTAAAGGGGACAAGTATACATGTACACCATCGTATTGCAGATACTAATCATGTCACAGAGAATGAAAGGAGGACAAAAACAAACCAGGAGTTACACCGCTGAATGAAAGAACACTAATCAATAATAAATTACCCTAATTTTTCATATTCCATCCACAATAGGTATTTGGAAGGACCCAAGATTACATTCTTAAGATCTCACCAATGAAACTAAAAGAACAGGGAACTTGGAAAGTATAGTTTCATTATTGCCCATACGTTATCCTTTGAATAGACATTAGGTCGGGTAGACTCTAAGAAGGAATAGGTGCCCACTATCACTATAACCATAACGAGTGGCTCCAATCGTAGATGCATAGTTACAAAGTCCCTACAAGATCTGCAGGCACCTTGAGAAAGATTTAGGCATTAATTCAGGAATAAGGAGACAAAAGCATATGTGCAACCGTATCACAAAGAATGTTTCATTATAATTATCCAGGATCTTCGTTATAACTACTACTACTATAATAACTATTACTAGTGGTACTGTCTTTGTTTATTGTAATTAGTTAAATGTGAGGACcataaagggggaaaaaattcaATGTGAACAATTTCTTAGTACCTTTAGTTTTGGCTGGATAAAAGTGCTCTGTGCTAAGAAAATTACTCAGATAAGCTGGTACTCTCTAAGAAGCAGTTGAAAGAGAAAATGTTGCACCCATCTATATACCCAACCCACCCCAAAAACAAATTTGTACCAATGTATACGCCgtgcaaacccccccccccccaccccaccccaccccacccaaataaaagaaatgttGCAACAATATATACCCCAAACATTCTCCACTCAATCTTCCTCATCATCGGAAGTATCATAAGCTAGGCCCAGTAAGCTTTTAACAGGTTTCTCTGGTTTGCTATCCACTTCTCCAGTGCTTAACCTTGATGGAGAAAGCTCTTTATTTGGAATTGATTCCTTTGTCCCACTCACTGAAGTGGAGGCCGTAGAAACAGGGGCAAATTGAGTTCCACTGTTCGGGCTTGACTCACTCGATACTCTATGTCGCTTCGGTTTGATCTCCACAATGTTTTTCAGGAGATCTTGTTGCCTTAAATTTCAATAATAAGTAGTCAAACAAAATCAGTCCCAGGAAAGGCTAATAAAAGTATGCAGAGTAAACAACAGGAAAGTAGTACCTGATCCCACTCTTCGGCTTGGGCTCCACACGAAGTGTTAAAGGCACCGATGCAGGAGAAGAATCCACTAAACTTGCAGCTTTGTGTCTAGTGACTtaaggaagaacaaaaaaaattcagaactTGGAAACATGAAGAATATTTCCTTCCAAGACAAGGAAGAGCTGCCACTTTTATTTTGGACCAATGGTCTTAAGGATTGAAAGAGAATAAAGAGATGTCCAAAATGACAATTTGACTAGACTGGATGCCCTTGAACAACCGAATAAGTTGCACTGTTTTAGACATCATGACATGCATCTACTATCAGATACAATAATAGtaacaatagaaacaaagatCTATTGGTCAAATGGGTTAAGATCACCAAATCAGGTTGATCTATGGTGCAAATGATCTCTTGGGTGATAATCTTGGACATAAATCTAAATTGTACTGTTTTGGACCGTCATAAGGAATATctcataaaaatggtaaataatgcaattataaggggaaaaaaactatAAGTTGAAATGCAAGTGTCATACAATGAGCAGTTATTATGGCTGGATGGTCTATTCAGTGATTCCACTCGCACATAATGGCATTTATTTTAACTCATTTCATTCTGAAGGGAAATATTCCAACTTGAAACACATGATAAGTTTAAAATGGGTCCCCAAGGATATTTTAAATGCCGCGAATGCCCGCTTCTCAGTGCGGCGAAGAAGACGCTCAGCATCCTCCTCAGCTTCCATCTGTTCCTTAAGATAGAGCAAGTCATCACTGTCCAAAGCTGCAGCAGTAAGTTCTTATAAAGTTTAGAATACAGGTGACCTATCTTCTctttttagagagagagagatagaggcaGTACCCCCTCGCCCATGAAGGTAACCTCCCCGTTCTCCAGCAACCTCCTGCATCTGCTTGCATCAACCACCCAGTAAAAGAAGCCAAGATCCCTGCCAGGCATGTTATCAGAACACTCCATTCAAAGAAGccaagagaacaaaaaaaaatcaagagtaTCCAAAGGAAAGACAATAGATAGGGCAAACATCAACAACCACAACATTCACAGACAATCTACTATCAGAGATGCATCCCTTCCTCTTTTCATCCTTTACTCACTTCCAAGATAGGGAAGCCTTGGTTCAGGATACATGGAGCCTAGAAAGACCTACTAAGCTAAATCCTGCATCAATCTCAACAATTACAATTGAATAAATGCAGAGTTGCAAACTAAAAGTAGAATAATGGGAAAAGAAATGGTATGCTCAaggttttcagatttagaatGTATTTTCTCATAACTAGGAATCTATCAAAAGAGACAGAGAATAACAAAGTTACCAAAGTGGGAGTGAAACCAACCTGAAAGATATTGAAACAATATATTCTCAGACCAACAAACATCACCAGTACATGTCATATGATTGTTAGAATCTCCACTGGGTAGAACTTAAGGTCAgtaaatcaaaagaaagaatAGCGATATTCCAAACCCTTATCCAACAAATTTTTAGTTTCAGGAATtgctccctttttttttttccgtgcCTGCTGGGGAGGGGGGTTGTAGACCAACATTTTATTACCCTAAccttaaaaatctcaagaacagtCCTAAACATCCATATTGTCTATCTTTCATTTCATTGTGAATGGGACCACAGAAAGCTGTAAACACAAGCTCATTTTGGTTCAAACCTCGACGAGGAATAGAACAGGATCACTATCTTCAAAACAACAGAAATCAACTTGGAATTCTATAAAAGTGCACCTTCTATATGATCTGGTGGGTGATGGCATGGACTTCAAGCGATAATGGACCATTTTTTGGATGGCCCTCTGTTATCATACCCAGGACTCCAGAAGAGTGGTGCCTATGTCCAATCTTTTCTTGTCAGAAAACTTGCTTAGCTTTTCTCCCCTGAATGGGCTTACAGGGACCTTATTAATGAAGGGCTGGTTGATCAGTTGGGGCTGTTTAGGAATGTCTACCAATGTTCTCTTGCACTCTGTTGAGGACCATGACTATTTGTTTTCCTGTCGTACATACCCATTACTGTTTCTTCACTGGTCTAGATACCAAAGAAGACCTGTAGGGTCATGTGCTAACAAGGTAAAT containing:
- the LOC122646395 gene encoding uncharacterized protein LOC122646395, translated to MAGREVREYTNLTDPKDRKLGKGKDKIDDEDITFHRMVAKMQEVAGERGGYLHGRGALDSDDLLYLKEQMEAEEDAERLLRRTEKRAFAAFKKAASLVDSSPASVPLTLRVEPKPKSGIRQQDLLKNIVEIKPKRHRVSSESSPNSGTQFAPVSTASTSVSGTKESIPNKELSPSRLSTGEVDSKPEKPVKSLLGLAYDTSDDEED